Proteins encoded by one window of Brevibacterium atlanticum:
- a CDS encoding glycosyltransferase family protein, producing MRANRQSAAEPVPAEEPRPRQTSADLELPMGPRSPAYRFFEALPAIISFTAVGLVFVLPFIDAMVGAVYVLSIVGLMFARAMLGAIDVTRGFLRYRRAARVDWAARLTDLERAMDGRPSLAHPRGGFRAAEHKVLVEQITGDPGSIMRPSSLFHAVVVAAYNEPYPVIADTIRTLLHTSTSPDRLLVFFAFEERGGPAMAETARRLDAEYGHRFGAFVLVEHPASLPDEIAGKGANITYAGHRLAEWVRERAIDPHRVIVTSLDCDNIPHESYFDCVAYEYAIAPDRERLSFQPISLYITNIWDVPAPSRVVASANCFWNLTTTVRRLALRNFASHAQPLTALVEMGFWSKRTIVEDGHQYWRSWFHFNGDYRVVPIHVPIFQDAVQAGTFTATMVAQFRQLSRWSYGASDVPYVGVRVFATDARSPFWPGVLRFLSLLEGHVSLASISIIIAIGGWIPFVVASQTGQATSVVDRMPMTVGIVQQFGMIGLVVSVLVFNALLPPRPVHVPRERRVTMWLQWLLYPLTLLVFNSSTALYSQWCLLTGRYRERFDVTEKTAGGMPRTGA from the coding sequence GTGAGAGCCAACCGCCAGTCTGCTGCCGAACCAGTTCCCGCCGAGGAACCACGTCCTCGACAGACTTCCGCCGATCTCGAACTGCCGATGGGACCGCGCTCTCCCGCGTACCGGTTCTTCGAGGCGCTGCCGGCGATCATCAGCTTCACCGCCGTCGGCCTCGTCTTCGTCCTTCCGTTCATCGATGCGATGGTCGGTGCAGTCTATGTTCTCTCGATCGTCGGCCTGATGTTCGCCCGAGCCATGCTCGGGGCGATCGACGTGACCCGCGGGTTCCTCCGCTATCGGCGTGCTGCCCGGGTGGACTGGGCCGCCCGCCTGACCGATCTCGAGCGGGCTATGGATGGGCGCCCCTCCTTGGCGCATCCGCGAGGGGGATTCCGTGCTGCCGAGCATAAGGTGCTCGTCGAGCAGATCACCGGCGACCCGGGGTCGATCATGCGGCCCTCGTCCCTATTCCATGCCGTCGTCGTTGCTGCCTACAACGAGCCTTATCCGGTCATCGCCGACACGATCCGTACGCTGCTGCACACCTCGACGTCACCGGATCGGCTGCTCGTCTTCTTCGCGTTCGAGGAACGCGGCGGACCGGCCATGGCCGAGACCGCTCGCCGTCTGGACGCCGAATATGGGCATCGTTTCGGGGCATTCGTCCTCGTCGAACATCCGGCGTCGCTGCCCGATGAGATCGCCGGCAAGGGCGCGAACATCACCTACGCCGGACACCGCCTGGCCGAATGGGTCCGCGAGCGGGCCATCGACCCTCATCGGGTGATCGTCACGAGCCTCGACTGCGACAACATCCCGCACGAGTCCTACTTCGACTGTGTCGCCTACGAATATGCGATCGCCCCGGACCGAGAGCGTCTGTCCTTCCAGCCGATCAGCCTCTACATCACGAACATCTGGGACGTGCCGGCGCCGTCACGGGTGGTGGCCAGCGCGAACTGCTTCTGGAACCTCACCACCACGGTTCGCCGGCTCGCTCTGCGCAACTTCGCCTCACATGCCCAGCCGCTCACTGCGCTGGTGGAGATGGGGTTCTGGTCGAAGCGGACCATCGTCGAGGACGGTCACCAGTACTGGCGCAGCTGGTTCCATTTCAACGGCGACTACCGGGTTGTTCCCATTCACGTTCCGATCTTCCAGGACGCGGTGCAGGCGGGAACGTTCACGGCCACGATGGTCGCCCAGTTCAGACAGCTCAGCCGCTGGTCCTATGGAGCCTCGGACGTGCCCTACGTCGGGGTGCGCGTGTTCGCCACGGATGCGCGGTCGCCGTTCTGGCCGGGCGTCCTCCGGTTCCTCTCACTGCTCGAAGGCCATGTCAGCCTCGCCTCGATCTCGATCATCATCGCCATCGGCGGTTGGATCCCCTTCGTCGTGGCCTCCCAGACGGGACAGGCCACCTCGGTGGTGGACCGGATGCCGATGACCGTGGGCATCGTGCAGCAGTTCGGCATGATCGGACTCGTCGTCTCCGTCCTCGTGTTCAATGCGCTGCTGCCGCCACGGCCGGTCCACGTTCCGCGTGAACGCCGCGTGACGATGTGGCTGCAGTGGCTGCTCTATCCGCTCACTCTGCTGGTGTTCAACTCCTCGACGGCGCTGTATTCGCAGTGGTGTCTGCTCACCGGCCGTTACCGCGAACGCTTCGACGTCACGGAGAAGACGGCGGGAGGGATGCCGCGGACCGGAGCATGA
- a CDS encoding FAD-dependent oxidoreductase: protein MADTEHVDCIIAGGGPAGVVAGLLLARGGVRVIVLEKHADFFRDFRGDTVHPSTLRLLDELGLYHRFARIAHRQVTNISLTDRSGKEFILGDLSRLNAPHPFMTIAPQWDFLNLLAEAGNDEPGFELRMGAEMNSLIWEDERVVGVRVQGPDGAGPRAAEGPQSAHGPRPAYELRAPLVIAADGRWSIAREEAGLPVRELHSGIDVWWFRIDTEAVLPDSVAPRSDGRNVFVAIPRDGHVQMARLIPKGADERFRAEGIEALRDAVAATFPALADDVGAIDFDDVRLLDVRRSEAPRWFVPGLLCIGDAVHAMSPLGGVGVNLAVQDGVATARILAESLRAGTVSTRQLRRVQRRRLLTTKAVEVLQAGIHRMIEPVVRDGGDIRPPAAVEWLLKTFPALTVVPARILGMGITPEHAPDFARRPERSQSDLIDQRQ from the coding sequence ATGGCCGACACCGAGCACGTTGACTGCATCATCGCCGGAGGCGGTCCGGCCGGAGTCGTCGCCGGGCTGCTGCTCGCACGGGGAGGAGTGCGGGTCATCGTCCTTGAGAAGCACGCGGACTTCTTCCGCGACTTCCGCGGCGATACCGTCCACCCGTCGACGCTGCGGCTGCTCGACGAACTCGGCCTCTACCACCGGTTCGCTCGCATCGCGCATCGCCAGGTGACCAACATCAGCCTCACAGACCGGTCCGGGAAGGAATTCATCCTCGGCGACCTCTCGAGGCTGAATGCTCCCCATCCCTTCATGACCATCGCTCCGCAGTGGGACTTCCTCAATCTGCTCGCAGAGGCGGGCAACGACGAACCGGGCTTCGAACTGCGGATGGGTGCCGAGATGAACTCCCTGATCTGGGAGGACGAGAGGGTCGTCGGGGTGAGAGTGCAGGGGCCGGACGGGGCGGGTCCGCGAGCCGCGGAGGGTCCGCAGTCCGCGCACGGTCCTCGGCCGGCCTACGAGCTGCGCGCCCCGCTCGTCATCGCCGCCGACGGGCGGTGGTCGATCGCCAGGGAAGAGGCGGGCCTGCCCGTGCGCGAACTCCACTCGGGGATCGACGTGTGGTGGTTCCGCATCGACACCGAGGCGGTGCTTCCCGATTCCGTCGCCCCACGATCCGATGGCAGGAACGTCTTCGTCGCGATTCCGCGGGACGGGCACGTGCAGATGGCCCGGCTCATTCCCAAGGGCGCTGACGAACGGTTTCGGGCCGAGGGCATCGAGGCGCTGCGCGATGCTGTGGCCGCCACTTTCCCGGCCCTCGCCGACGACGTCGGAGCGATCGACTTCGACGACGTCAGACTCCTCGACGTGCGCCGCAGCGAAGCGCCGAGGTGGTTCGTCCCCGGTCTGCTCTGCATCGGCGATGCGGTGCATGCGATGAGTCCGCTCGGTGGAGTCGGCGTCAATCTCGCGGTCCAAGACGGTGTGGCGACGGCCCGAATCCTCGCCGAATCACTGCGCGCCGGCACGGTGAGTACGAGGCAGCTGCGCCGGGTGCAGCGTCGTCGACTGCTGACGACGAAGGCCGTCGAAGTGCTGCAGGCCGGGATCCACCGCATGATCGAACCCGTGGTCCGAGACGGCGGCGACATCCGACCGCCTGCGGCAGTGGAATGGCTTCTCAAGACGTTCCCGGCACTCACGGTCGTCCCCGCGCGGATTCTCGGAATGGGCATCACCCCTGAGCACGCTCCCGACTTCGCCCGCCGTCCGGAACGTTCACAATCCGACCTCATCGATCAGCGA